The Epilithonimonas zeae genome contains a region encoding:
- a CDS encoding VIT1/CCC1 transporter family protein: protein MHHQLEKHYVNRVGWLRAAVLGANDGLLSTTSIVIGVAAANPDRNTIILAALAGMIAGAMSMAAGEYVSVSSQEDTEKADLLREKRELEEIPEVELRELAKIYERRGVSKETALKVATELTNHDALAAHAHDELGINEITQAKPLQAAFASFGSFALGAILPFAVSLLAPIKEMVYFQYGFSIIFLMILGAISAKTGGSKIGIAILRICFWGTVAMGITALIGHLFGVSVA from the coding sequence ATGCATCATCAACTGGAAAAACATTATGTGAATAGGGTCGGATGGCTTCGTGCTGCAGTTTTGGGTGCGAACGACGGATTATTATCTACAACGAGTATTGTTATTGGTGTTGCTGCGGCCAATCCCGATAGAAATACCATTATTCTCGCTGCATTGGCAGGAATGATTGCAGGAGCGATGTCTATGGCTGCCGGAGAATATGTGTCGGTAAGTTCGCAGGAAGACACAGAAAAAGCTGATCTTTTAAGGGAAAAACGCGAACTTGAAGAAATACCCGAAGTAGAACTGAGAGAATTGGCCAAAATCTATGAGAGGCGCGGCGTAAGTAAAGAAACCGCTTTGAAGGTTGCAACCGAACTGACGAATCACGATGCTTTGGCAGCACACGCTCACGATGAATTAGGCATCAATGAGATAACTCAGGCAAAACCTTTACAAGCTGCATTTGCATCATTCGGTTCGTTTGCTTTGGGAGCAATATTGCCTTTTGCAGTATCACTTTTAGCTCCGATAAAGGAAATGGTTTATTTTCAGTATGGATTTTCAATTATTTTTCTAATGATCTTAGGAGCTATTTCAGCAAAAACAGGCGGTTCAAAAATTGGAATTGCCATTCTGAGAATCTGTTTCTGGGGAACAGTTGCAATGGGAATTACCGCCTTGATCGGGCATCTTTTCGGGGTTTCGGTAGCATAA